A region from the Gemmatimonadota bacterium genome encodes:
- a CDS encoding HD domain-containing protein: MRDAIAYLTSLAQALARMGLYADGHPARQRAADASLASLRSLQAQHPQVTFSFLGDVVLFGDAPLRDLQGWDWGRKLAAVGVQRLEFHDAVSTEEYRAFLDSLLPRLARGRALDVGHIEPRTPAGGSEWIRYGAVGLRELSAARDASAGQGGVDGEPMDLSDEAAAVAWLHDEIIEGREVALQEAEIVVHSLAASLHAGQRMLVPLLQLKEFDQYTTTHALNVAVLSMALAERLGLSSREILQYGMAGLLHDLGKIKVPVEILRKPGKLTPEELEAMRQHPADGARLILARDDRLDLCATVAFEHHIMIDGGGYPTRMRRCDCHHASMLVHVCDVYDALRTNRPHRIAWEATDIASYIEGRIGLEFESTVGRAFLAMIGEADVTTARADIIDDLIAQAG, encoded by the coding sequence ATGCGTGATGCCATCGCCTACCTGACGTCGCTCGCCCAGGCGCTCGCGCGCATGGGGCTGTACGCCGACGGCCACCCGGCGCGGCAACGGGCGGCCGATGCGTCGCTGGCCTCGCTTCGGTCGCTGCAGGCGCAGCATCCGCAGGTCACCTTTTCCTTCCTGGGCGATGTCGTGCTCTTCGGCGATGCCCCGCTGCGCGACCTGCAGGGGTGGGACTGGGGGCGCAAGCTGGCCGCGGTTGGGGTCCAGCGCCTCGAGTTCCACGATGCGGTGTCGACGGAGGAGTACCGGGCGTTCCTGGATTCGCTGCTCCCCAGGTTGGCGCGCGGCCGGGCCCTGGACGTCGGTCACATCGAGCCGCGCACGCCGGCCGGGGGGTCGGAGTGGATCCGCTATGGCGCGGTCGGTTTGCGGGAGCTGTCCGCGGCGCGCGACGCGTCGGCGGGGCAGGGTGGGGTGGACGGGGAGCCGATGGACCTGAGCGATGAGGCGGCGGCCGTCGCCTGGCTACACGACGAAATCATCGAAGGGCGCGAGGTGGCACTGCAGGAAGCCGAGATCGTGGTCCACTCGCTTGCGGCATCGCTCCATGCGGGGCAGCGCATGCTCGTCCCGCTCCTGCAGCTCAAGGAGTTCGACCAGTACACCACGACCCATGCGCTGAACGTGGCGGTGTTGTCCATGGCGCTCGCCGAGCGCCTGGGCCTCTCGTCGCGCGAGATCCTACAATACGGGATGGCCGGCTTGCTCCATGACCTGGGCAAGATCAAGGTGCCCGTGGAGATCCTGCGCAAGCCGGGCAAGCTCACGCCGGAGGAGCTCGAGGCGATGCGCCAACACCCGGCAGACGGCGCCCGGCTCATCCTGGCGAGGGACGACCGCCTGGATTTGTGCGCGACCGTTGCCTTCGAACACCACATCATGATCGATGGCGGGGGATACCCCACCCGCATGCGGCGCTGCGACTGCCACCACGCGTCCATGCTGGTCCATGTCTGCGACGTGTACGACGCGCTGCGCACCAACCGGCCGCATCGCATCGCGTGGGAAGCAACCGATATTGCCTCGTACATCGAGGGCCGGATCGGGCTGGAGTTCGAGTCGACGGTCGGACGGGCGTTCCTCGCGATGATTGGCGAGGCGGACGTCACGACGGCGCGCGCGGATATCATCGACGACCTCATCGCTCAAGCGGGTTAG
- a CDS encoding YifB family Mg chelatase-like AAA ATPase, which produces MLAAVRSAALSGIEAVRVTVEVDASRGLPFWVVVGLAAHAIKESRERVGAALANSGFDLPARRFTVSLAPGDMRKDGTAFDLPIALAMLAATGLIPSDALQGVVAVGELGLDGSIRPVRGMLPMAMHAGNDGQVRALVGPVANAPEAALVPGLSYWGVSTLRDAVGALSGGEVTSRPPPRATVAMPVPDVDLADVSGQEVAKRALELAAAGGHALLLVGTPGSGKTMLARRLPTILPRLTEQEALEVLTIQSVAGMPVPVAPEHVPRPFRAPHHTLSTAALVGGGSVPRPGEVTLAHHGVLFLDELQEMPRSRLDVLRQPMEEGRVLIARAQQAVTFPAAFALIGAMNPCPCGYAGDTSGRCRCPAAEVARHRGRVSGPLADRIDLTVSVPPLALHALHGRPGSGSAEVRARVEAARGRQVRRFAGQRVPGLCNARATGRWIDAHTPVDPVARTTLTRLAERAGLSARGYHRILAVARTVADLEDDDVIRPPHVAVAYHFRTNDTLPSPNGGP; this is translated from the coding sequence ATGCTGGCTGCGGTCCGTTCTGCTGCGTTGTCGGGGATCGAGGCCGTGCGGGTGACGGTCGAGGTCGACGCGTCGCGCGGCCTCCCGTTCTGGGTCGTCGTGGGCCTCGCAGCCCACGCGATCAAGGAGAGTCGCGAACGCGTGGGCGCGGCGCTGGCAAACTCCGGCTTCGACCTGCCGGCGCGACGCTTTACCGTGAGCCTCGCCCCGGGGGACATGCGCAAGGACGGCACCGCGTTCGACTTGCCGATTGCCCTGGCCATGTTGGCTGCCACCGGCCTCATCCCAAGTGACGCCTTGCAGGGCGTCGTCGCCGTGGGTGAACTCGGCCTCGATGGGTCCATTCGCCCTGTTCGCGGCATGCTGCCCATGGCGATGCACGCGGGCAACGACGGCCAGGTCCGCGCACTGGTCGGTCCGGTGGCCAACGCGCCGGAGGCCGCCTTGGTCCCCGGGCTGTCGTACTGGGGCGTGTCGACTCTGCGGGATGCCGTGGGGGCACTGAGCGGAGGCGAGGTGACCAGCCGGCCCCCTCCGCGCGCCACCGTCGCGATGCCGGTTCCGGACGTTGACCTGGCGGATGTCTCGGGGCAGGAGGTCGCGAAACGCGCGCTGGAATTGGCGGCCGCCGGTGGGCACGCGCTGCTGCTCGTGGGGACGCCGGGGTCAGGGAAGACGATGCTCGCGCGCCGGCTCCCGACGATCCTTCCGCGGCTCACCGAACAGGAAGCCCTGGAAGTCCTGACAATCCAGTCGGTGGCGGGCATGCCCGTGCCGGTCGCGCCGGAGCATGTGCCGCGACCGTTTCGCGCCCCGCATCACACCCTGTCCACCGCGGCGCTGGTCGGCGGCGGCAGTGTGCCGCGCCCCGGGGAGGTCACCCTCGCCCACCATGGCGTGTTGTTCCTCGATGAGTTGCAGGAGATGCCCCGGTCGCGACTCGATGTGTTGCGCCAACCGATGGAGGAGGGACGGGTGCTCATCGCCCGGGCGCAACAGGCGGTGACCTTTCCGGCGGCGTTCGCGCTGATCGGCGCGATGAATCCCTGCCCCTGCGGCTATGCCGGAGACACGAGCGGGCGGTGCCGATGTCCGGCGGCGGAGGTGGCGCGACATCGCGGTCGCGTCTCCGGTCCCCTCGCGGATCGGATCGATCTGACCGTGTCCGTCCCGCCGCTCGCGCTGCACGCCCTGCACGGCCGTCCCGGATCAGGCAGCGCCGAGGTGCGCGCGCGGGTGGAGGCGGCGCGCGGCCGCCAGGTCCGACGATTCGCCGGGCAACGGGTGCCGGGGTTGTGCAACGCCCGCGCGACCGGGCGCTGGATCGACGCGCATACGCCCGTTGATCCGGTGGCGCGGACCACGCTCACGCGCCTGGCGGAACGTGCAGGGCTCTCCGCCCGCGGGTACCACCGCATCCTCGCCGTGGCCCGGACCGTGGCCGATCTCGAGGACGACGACGTGATTCGTCCACCGCATGTGGCGGTGGCCTACCACTTCCGAACGAACGACACGCTGCCATCGCCCAACGGCGGTCCCTAA
- a CDS encoding sigma-54-dependent Fis family transcriptional regulator gives MTRRILIVDDEQGVRAALGQLLEYEGYEVRTASSASEGLATYDKWRPHLVFMDVKMAGMDGLEALRQLRQTDPRATVVMISGHATIQTAVEATQLGAYDILEKPLDTDRILVLLRNLGQQLTLVEENERLRASIASRYEMVGSSFPMRTLMDRIEKVAVTPARVLITGENGTGKELVARAIHRLSPRAGKPFIEVNCAAIPSELIESELFGHMKGSFTGAIADRAGKFEQADKGTLFLDEIGDMSLAAQAKVLRVLQDGEVTRIGGSKRVQVDVRVLAATNKTLEDEIAAGRFREDLYYRLNVVPLHVPPLRERREDIPQLARHFVHLLSERDGSPMRTLDATALDTLANAEWSGNVRELRNTIERLLILASGQVITAADVARLSGARPVDGSPLGALLDLATFEEFRDAAERAYLLHKLRAFNWNVSETARAVDMPRSNLYKKIERYSLEREG, from the coding sequence ATGACACGCCGAATCCTCATTGTCGATGACGAGCAGGGCGTCCGGGCCGCCCTCGGCCAGCTCCTCGAGTACGAAGGGTACGAGGTGCGCACCGCGTCCTCCGCGTCCGAGGGGCTGGCGACCTACGACAAGTGGCGCCCGCACCTGGTGTTCATGGACGTGAAGATGGCGGGAATGGACGGGCTGGAAGCCTTGCGCCAGCTTCGCCAGACGGACCCGCGCGCCACGGTCGTGATGATCTCCGGTCATGCGACGATCCAGACGGCCGTCGAGGCGACCCAGCTGGGCGCCTACGACATCCTGGAGAAGCCGCTCGACACCGACCGGATCCTGGTTCTCCTGCGCAACCTCGGCCAGCAGTTGACGCTCGTCGAGGAGAACGAGCGGCTCCGCGCGTCGATCGCCTCACGCTACGAGATGGTAGGGTCGTCGTTCCCGATGCGCACGTTGATGGACCGTATCGAGAAGGTCGCGGTGACCCCCGCGCGCGTCCTGATCACGGGCGAAAACGGGACCGGCAAGGAATTGGTGGCGCGCGCGATCCATCGCCTGTCGCCACGCGCAGGCAAGCCGTTTATCGAGGTGAATTGCGCGGCGATTCCGTCCGAGCTGATCGAGAGCGAGCTGTTCGGGCACATGAAGGGATCGTTCACGGGGGCGATCGCGGATCGCGCCGGCAAGTTCGAGCAGGCGGACAAGGGGACGCTGTTCCTCGACGAGATCGGGGACATGAGCCTGGCCGCGCAGGCGAAGGTGCTGCGCGTGCTGCAGGACGGCGAAGTCACGCGCATCGGCGGGTCGAAGCGGGTACAGGTCGACGTGCGCGTGCTCGCGGCGACCAACAAGACGTTGGAGGATGAGATCGCCGCCGGTCGGTTTCGCGAGGACCTGTACTACCGCTTGAACGTGGTCCCGCTCCATGTCCCACCGCTGCGAGAACGGCGCGAGGACATCCCGCAGCTCGCCCGCCATTTTGTGCACCTGCTCTCTGAACGCGACGGGTCGCCCATGCGAACCCTCGACGCCACCGCGCTGGACACACTCGCGAACGCGGAGTGGTCCGGGAACGTGCGCGAGCTGCGCAACACCATCGAGCGGTTGCTGATCCTGGCCTCGGGGCAGGTGATCACGGCGGCGGACGTGGCGCGGCTCTCCGGGGCGCGTCCGGTGGATGGGTCGCCGTTAGGCGCCCTGCTCGACCTGGCGACGTTTGAGGAATTCCGCGACGCGGCCGAACGCGCCTACCTGCTGCACAAGCTGCGGGCGTTCAACTGGAACGTGTCCGAGACGGCGCGCGCGGTGGACATGCCGCGGTCGAATCTCTACAAGAAGATCGAGCGCTACAGCCTGGAGCGTGAAGGGTGA
- the larE gene encoding ATP-dependent sacrificial sulfur transferase LarE — translation MTPDAPLADPALALHKEGQLIAQLQQRGSILVGFSGGVDSVYLAAVAVEAVGAENTLAVIGRSPSYPAVQWEAARAVATQLAVPCLEVDTHELDDPRYAANPTNRCFFCKTELWSVLVPIAAARGLAVVADGSNADDRTDFRPGAQAARDHGVWSPLSDAGLTKAEIRQRSAARGLPTANQPASPCLSSRLPYHIAVTTERLAQVERAEAALRALGITGDLRVRHHGDLARVELGRDQLALWLAPGAAARIAAALREAGYSRVTIDLRGFRSGSLNVLEGVGA, via the coding sequence ATGACGCCGGACGCCCCCCTCGCGGATCCCGCCCTGGCCCTGCACAAGGAAGGGCAGCTCATCGCGCAGCTCCAGCAGCGAGGGTCCATTCTCGTGGGATTCAGCGGCGGGGTCGACTCGGTGTACCTCGCGGCCGTCGCCGTGGAGGCCGTCGGGGCGGAGAACACCCTGGCTGTCATTGGTCGATCGCCATCGTACCCGGCGGTGCAATGGGAGGCCGCCCGAGCTGTCGCGACGCAGCTGGCGGTCCCGTGCCTGGAGGTCGACACCCACGAACTCGACGATCCGCGGTACGCGGCGAATCCCACCAATCGGTGTTTCTTCTGCAAGACGGAACTCTGGTCGGTGTTGGTGCCGATCGCCGCTGCCCGGGGGCTCGCCGTGGTCGCCGACGGGAGCAACGCGGATGACCGGACGGACTTTCGCCCCGGCGCCCAGGCGGCGCGAGACCATGGGGTATGGTCCCCGTTGTCCGACGCGGGGTTAACCAAGGCAGAGATCCGGCAACGATCCGCCGCGCGCGGCTTGCCGACGGCGAACCAGCCCGCCTCGCCCTGCCTGTCGTCGCGCCTCCCGTATCACATCGCGGTCACCACCGAGCGGCTGGCCCAGGTGGAGCGTGCCGAGGCCGCGCTGCGCGCGTTAGGCATCACCGGGGACCTGCGCGTGCGGCACCACGGTGACCTCGCCCGGGTCGAGCTTGGTCGCGACCAGCTGGCGCTGTGGCTCGCGCCTGGCGCCGCCGCACGTATCGCGGCGGCCCTGCGCGAGGCCGGATACAGCCGCGTGACCATCGACCTGCGCGGCTTCCGATCGGGATCGCTGAACGTCCTCGAGGGGGTGGGCGCATGA